The sequence TATGCATAATAGAAAAGTACTCGCTACTTTTTTCTGGAGGGCCCGTGGACTTCTTGCCGAACTCCGGCGCGCTGGGATCGCGGCGGACCTCGGCGGTGGACCAGGTGTACGACCTCCTGCTCACCGCGATCGTCGAGGGCAATCTCGCTGCAGGCCACGAGCTGCGCGACCAGGTGCTCGCCGAGCATTTCGGGTTGTCGAGGACGCCGATCCGCGAAGCGATCAAACGACTCGAGCACCAGGGCATCGTCGCCGTGGCCGCTGCGCGATACACGCGCCTCGTCTCGTTCACGATCGAACAGGCCGAGCACGTGGTTCGCGATTGGGCGGCCGCCCATCTCACCCTCGTGGAGTCACTCGTGCACGCAGCCGACCGCGACACGCTCTCCGCGATGCACACGCACCACCGCACATGTCGCGCCGGTCCCGAAGCGCGGCACATCGAATCGAGCTTCCGGTTCTTCGAGCATCTGCGCTCGGCGTCGCACAGCTTCAGCATCTGCCTGACCGCGTCGACCGCCGCCTATCGGCACCGGCTCGCGGCCCCGCTTCTGCCCGACCCTCGCGACGCCGACCTCGACCTGCACACCCACATCCTGTCGGCGCTTCATGAGCACGATGCGGCCGACCTGGCCTCGGCGTTCGCGGGCTGGCAGCACGCCATGCGGCATCCGCAGCCCGTGGGCGGCTAGCTCGTCGAGACCACCTACCGCGACCTGCGCAACCAGTCGTCGGCATGTGTCGCAGACACGCCGCCGACGAGGGCAAGGCCGCCGGCGTGGCATCCGATTATGCCGACGATTCGCGACACAGCCTTCGCGAGCCGACTGCGCAGGAACGCTCCCGGACACGAAAACGCCCGGAGGAGCCAGAACTGGCTCCTCCGGGCGAGGGGTGCCCGGCGGAGCTCAGGCACAGGCTCCGCCGGGCGGATCGCGTCACGCAGGGGTGGCGTGGGTCGCGTCGTTACGCAGTCTGACGACGGCGGATCATGAACGTCGCGCCGAGGCCGATCAGCAGCGCGGCGAGGAGCGCCGAACCGCCGAGCAGGCCGGCGTCGACACCGGTCGAGGCCAGGCCGGCCTTCGCCGCAGCGACGGTGACCTTGACGGCCTCCGACTTCGACGAGGCGAACTCGGGCACCGAGCTGACGAAGTGCGCGACAACCTCGTGAGTACCCGAGGCGAGCGACGCGGTCTCGAACACCGCGGTGCCGTTGGCGCTGAGCGCGACCTCACCGAGGACCTTGTCGCCCGCGACGAAGCGCACGACACCGGCCGGGGCGACCGGGGTGGCAGCAGCGGCGACGTCCACCGCGGCAGCCGTCACGACGACGTCATCGCCGCCGGGCAGGTCGCCGCCCGTCTCGGGCAGGTCGCTCTCGAGCGGCGCCGGCAGGTTCGCGACCACAGCGGCCTCGAACTTCACCTTGCCGCCGTGCGCGACCTCCTTCGAGGACGCCTTGAGCGTCGTGGTCGTCGACGCGGCGTGTGCGTTGTACGTGACCAGGTCATCGCTGTTGTTGAGGAGCACGTCGTCGCCGTAGTACGCCACGACATTGGTCTCGCCGACCTCGGTGACGGTGAAGTCGACGAACGCCTCGCCCGTCACGGGGTCCACCGCGACGATGCCGACGAGGTCCTCGCCGTTGAAGAAGGCGACGTAGCCACTCAGGGGTGCCACTGCCGGCTCGACGACCGAGACGGTCGCGGTCGCACGCACGTGGTGGAAGTAGGCCGGGTCGGTCGGCTTCACATCGAGCACAGTGAGCGTGTCACCCTTCTCGACCGTGAACTCGGTGCCGCCCTCAGCCGGGGCGAAGGGCGAGCCCTCGGTCGGCGTGTAGGACGCCGAGACCGACTGCGTGCCGAGCGCGACCGCGGTGCGCTCGACCGTGGCCGATGCGAGGTTCGGGGTACCGGTCGCCTCGAGCGGCGCCGTCACGACGTCGCCGTTGCCGAAGTCGAGGGTCACGTCGCCGACGGGCGATGCGTCCGTGGTCTCGGTGTTCTCGACGAGGACCGTGTACGACACGGTCTCACCGATGACGCTGGGCTCCGGGGAGGCATTGACCTCGAGGGCGGTCGTGTACGCGACCTCCCACTCGAGCGAGACCGAGCCGTTGCCCGCCGCGGCCGCGACACCCACGGTGTCGCCGAGGCTCGCGCCACCGCCGCCACCGCCGCCGCCGGCGGTCCGGATGAGGCCGCTGGTCTGCTGGGCACCGGCCGCGCCGGCGCCCGCGCCACCGCCGCCCGAGCCGCCGAGCGTGCGCTGCAGATTCGGGAGCTCGACGTTCGACGCGTTCCCGCCGGCGCCGTAGGCGTCGGCGCCTGCAGCGCCGCCGGCCTGGTCGGAGCAACCCGGGTTGTTGGTCGTCCAGCTGGCCGCACCGGCCGAGCCGGCCGCGCCACCCGCGCCGCCGTAGCAGGCGTCGAAGAAGATAGAGTCGTCGGCACCGCGACCGCCGCCGCCGCCACCGCCGCCGGCGATGACGAGCACCTCGTCGTTGACCGCCACGGCGCTCGCGCCACCGCCACCGGCACCCGGGCGGGCGCTGGCGCCACTGCTGGCGCCGTTTCCGCCGGCCACGAATCCGGTGCCGCCGGCGCCGTTCTCGGTGCGGCCACCTCCGGCGTTGCCGCCGGCCTGCCCGGCCCAGATGTCGAGCACGTCGCCGGGCTCGACGGCGAGGACGCTCTCGACCGAGGCGCCGACACCGCCCACGCCACCGTGCTGGCCGGCCGCGTTGCCGCCCGAGCCACCGATCGCGGTCACGATGACCTCGCGGACACCGGCCGGAACGGTCCACTCCGAGACAGAGGCGGAGGTGAAGGTCGCCGATCCGGGCTCAGCCGCGTGAGCGGGCGTGGCCAGGATCAGCGACGCCGGAACGGCGAGCAGCGTCGCGGCGCCGATGCCGATCAGGCGCCGTGAGCGCGGGGGTCGAGGGCTGGAAGCCGTCATGCGTGGGGGGCTCCTTCTCCGGGCGCGCAACAGCGTCACGCCGGTAGTCGAGGGAAACCGCATGCCAGGATGACAGACGGTCCCCGTCACGCTACCGAGCACGCGGAGCAGATTCTCACCATTTTCGAAGAATGTCCCCCGTATTGGGGACAGTTCATAGGTGAAAACTCTCACGCCTCCGCCCCGAGGCATCCGCCCGAGGCATCCGCCCCGAGGCATCCGCCCCGAGGCATCCGCCCGATCTTGTCAGCGACGCCCGTCCAGCACGCCGCCCGATTCCTGCAGATAGCAGACACCGCAGAGCGACTCGTACGTGACCTCGTGCACCGCACCCTCGTCGACCTCGACCGACTCGTCGATGGCGACCTGGTCGCCGTCGAAGACGAAGACGCCGTCGATCTTGCGCGCGTTGAAGATCGCCTTGCGGCCGCAGCGACAGATGGTCTTCAGCTCCTCGAGGCTGTGCGCGACCTCGAGGAGGCGCCGGCTGCCGGGGAACGCCGTCGTCTGGAAGTCGGTGCGGATACCGTACGCGAGCACGGGCACGTCGTCGAGCAACGCGATGCGCAACAGGTCGTCGACCTGCGGCTTGCTGAGGAACTGCGCCTCGTCGATGAGCAGACTGCTCACGTCCCGCCCGGTCGCCTCGATCACCCGGTTGCGATGCCGCTGGAACGTGTCGAGCACGTCCTCGTCGGGCGCGATCGTGAAGTCGACCTCGCGGGTGACCCCCAGACGAGACACGATCTCGCGATCGCCCTTCGTGTCGACCGAGGGCTTCGCGAGCAGCACCCGATGCCCGCGCTCCTCGTAGTTGAACGCGGCCTGCAGCAGCGCCGTCGACTTGCCCGAGTTCATCGCACCGTAACGGAAGTACAGCTTCGCCATCAGGCGCCCGGCTCAGTCGATGGCATATTCGATCTCCACCGTCACATTCTGCCCCGTCGCGATCGCGCGTGCGCGAAGCCCCACGACACGCGCGAGCGCCACGAACCGATCGAGCTCACGCCGGCGCGGACGCCACGCCTCGTGCGCCTCGGCGGCCACCGTGATCCGGCCGTGCGGCGCCCCGGCCGCCCGCGCCACCTCCACACCCACCCCCGTCGCCCGGCGCGGATCGCCGATCCACGTGAGAGCAGCGCGGTGATCGCGGCACGCTGATGATCGTCGAGCCGTCGCGCATCGCCGGCGTGGTCGGCAACCCGCATGGCGGTGCCGTGCGCGCGACGCACCGACGCGGCGAGGTCGTCGAGCCAGGTCGCCTCGACGCCCGCGCGGAGCGCGCGGCCCAGCGCCTCGGCCAGCTCACGGGCACGATCGACATCCGCACGGGAGAGGTGTTCGGCGGTCGTCACCCGCGCGAGGAACGGCAGCACCTCGCTGCGCAGCACCGACACCCGCGACGGCGGCGCGCTCGCCAGGCCGGGCCGGACGGCGTCTCGCCGGAGCATCGCTGCATTGCTCTCACGCTGCCACGCGAGCACTTCGCGCACGACGGTCGCCGAGTACACGGCGGCCGCCGCGGTCAACGCCAGGATGAAGGCCGCGTTCACAGCGACCAGCGAGATGACCGGCGCGTGCGTCGCCGTCGTCGGCGCGGTACCCAGTACCAGAATCGTGCTGACGCCCGTGGCGAGCACGCCCGCGACGACGAGCGAGACCCACGTGCAGTAGGGCGCGAGCGACAGGATCAGCAGGCCAACGACGAGTGCGCCGAAGTCGTCATAGAGGAACCGGTTCGCGCCTGCCGTCGAGACGTACTCGGCGACGGCAGCGCCGACCGCGAGGGTCACGATGAGCCCGAGCCGCTCGGGCGTGAACGGCGCCCGGGCCGGCACGGTCGCCGCGAGCATCGCGATCGCGGCCGCCAGGACGAGCACCAGCCCGAGCCCCGCCGCGACCGGGAGGCGAACCTCGCCCCAGTGCAGGGCGGTCAGCGTGACGGCGAGCACCGTGGCGAGCGCGGCACCGACCGCCACGATCGGCACGTCGACGACCCCGCCGACCGGATCGACCACCTGCGGCGACAGGTGCAGCGGGCGCCGCCTCACGCCGAGGTGCCAGTCGGCACGCTGAGCACGACGGTGGTCCCGACGTTCCTGATGGACCAGACCTCGACGGTGCCGCCGACGTGTTCGACGCGTCCGCGGATCGAGGTCCGCAACCCGATGCGGTCGGCCGGCACCGCGGCCTCATCGAATCCGACGCCGGCATCCATGACCGCGATGGTCAGTTCGCGGTCGTCGGCCCCGATCGCGACCTCGGCGACGCTCACGCCCGCATGCCGGCGCACGTTGACGAGGCACTGCGCGACGGCCGCGTCGAGCGCCGCGGCCCGCGCGGGCGTGACCGCGCTCAGCGCCGACACGTCGCCGGTGAGGCGGACCTCGAGTCCCACGTGCTCGGCCGCGGTCATCGACTGGTCGAGGTACAGCCAGGTTGCGGATGCCTCGGGCCGAGCGGATGCCCCAGGCTGAGCGGATGCCCCGGGGTGGCCGGATGCCCCGGGGCGGTCGGATGTGCCGGGGCGGTCCGATGTGCCGGCGTGGGCCGATGCCGCGGGCCGAGCGGGTGCCCCGGGGCGGCCGGATGCCCCGGGGCGGTCGGATGTCCCGGGGCGGTCGGATGCCTCGGAGCGGCCGATCGCCCAATCGGGACCCGCGATCAGCGCGAGGTCCTGCCGGATCGCAGTACGCAGCCGATCCTCGACCGGGCCCGAACCGGCCGACGCGATCGCGACCAGGTGCATGAGCGCGGTGTCGTGCAGTCGCGCCGTGGCCCGCAGCTCGCGATGCGCGAGGGGGTCGAGTTCCCGCGCCCGCCGGTCGGCCGGCTGCTCTTCGCTGGTGACTCCCCACACGCCGGCACGCTCACGTCGCGCGCGCCGGCCGGCGCGGTCGACGACGATGATCGCCACGATCACCGCCGTCGCGAACGCGGCCGCGGTGTTCGGCGCCCAGGTCGCCCCGACGAGCCCCGTGCCGATCACGACGGCGAGCTCGCCGAGCACGAAGCCCAACACCGCCCAGGTGACCGCGATCGCGGTGGTGGCGCCCGCCCCGCCGACGAGCACGAGCGCGACCCGCGGCATCGCGAGCACGACGTTGTTCGACGTCGCGAACGGCGAGTCGCCCGACATCACGAGCACCGTCGCGAGCAGCACGGTGCCCGTGCCGCCCGCGAGGTAGAGCACCGTGGACGCCACGGTGGGGCGCAGGGTGACGAGCGCGAGCGCGGCCGCCATGACGACGAGCGCCGCGACCGCGGACCAGGAATCCGGGCGACCCCCGCTGACGGCGCTCGCGACGGCGACGACGATCGCCGCCGTGAGGCAGACGAACGCTGCGGCGTGTGCGGCACGTTGCAGCGCACGCCGGAGGGCGTCGCGAGCGAGCTGCTCTGGGAGGCCAACGGCCATGCGTCCTCCGGGGGAATCCGTCCACGGGATTATCGCACCCGCGCTGCCCCCGCTCCGACACGGCCCACGGAACGGCGCGCCGCCTCAGAACAGCGCGGCGGGATCGGGCGGCGGCGCGAACTCGGGCGCGACGAGACCGCGCCGCGCGCGGTCGGCCCCCGCGGCCGCGCGGGCCGGAACACCGACGGGCGGAGCATCCACCCCCGGGGTCTGACCGGGCCGGGCGCCGAACCGGAACGCGCTCGAGCGCACGCCGCCGGTCGCCGGGTCGGCCGCGCGCGTCGGCAGACCGTGCGCGCGAAGAATCGGCCGCATGCGCTCGGCGAGCCACGCCCGGTACGCCTTCGGCGCGTACGCGTTGCGGCCGTAGTACATCGACCGGTACTTCGGCTCGAGTTCGGGGTGCTCGCGCTCGAGCCACTGCATGAACCAGGGTTTGACCGAGCCGCGCAGGTGCAGCGCGGCCCAGGTGACGCTCGTCGCGCCGGCCGCCTTCGCCTGCCGGACGGCGTCGTCGAGGTGGGCTCGCGTGTCGGTCAGGTAGGGCAGGATCGGCATCATGAACACCCCGCAGTCGAAGCCGGCCTCGCGCACCGCGGTGACCGTGGCGAGCCGCGCCTTCGTACTGGGCGTACCGGGCTCGACGGACTGCTGCAGCTCGTGGTCGTACACCGCGATGGACATGGCGAGGTCGACCGGCACGTGCTCGGCCGCCCGTCGCAGCAGCGGCAGGTCGCGGCGCAGCAGCGTGCCCTTCGTCAGGATGCTGAGCGGCGTGCCGGAGGTGGCGAGGGCGTCGATGACACCCGGCATGAGCGCGTAGCGCCCCTCTGCTCGCTGATACGGGTCGGTGTTCGTGCCGAGCGCGACGTGGTCACGTCGCCACGACGCCTTCGCGAGCTCTTTACGCAGCACGTCGACGACGTTGACCTTCACGATGATCTGCCGGTCGAAGTCGTCGCCGGCGTCGAGGTCGAGGTACTCGTGCGTGGGGCGTGCGAAGCAATAGCTGCAGGCGTGCGAACACCCGCGATACGGGTTGATCGTCCACGCGAACGGCATGGCCGACGCGCCGGGCACGTGGTTGAGAGCGGACTTGGCGAGCACCTCGTGAAAGGTCACCCCGGCGAAGTCGGGCGTCTGCACCGACCGCACCAGGTTGTTCAACCGAGCGAGCCCTGGCAGCGTGTCCGTCTGCTCGACCCCGAGTTCCTGCCCACTCCACCGCACTCCCTCATTCGAACATATGTTCGAACGTCACGCAACTCGCCGCGCCGGCACGCTCTCGCACGAGACATCCACTCACCGTCCAACCCACCCAACGCCGCACACACCCCCTGCCACACATGCCCCACTTTCCCAACTCAGGAACAACGGCCGTGCCGACGGCGTGTCGTCGCCGCCGGCACGGCGCGCCGCGCGGAAATTCCTGAGCAAGGAAAGAGCGAACCGCACTCAGACGGTCAGGCCGCCGGCTGCGGAGCGAGCACGCGCCCGCCCGCGAGCCGCAGCTCCGGCCCCGACCAGCGGGCGCGCAGCCAGCGGTCGTGGCTGGCGATCACGACCGCGCCCGGGTAGGCGCCGAGCGCCTCCTCGAGCTCGGTCGCGAGCGCGAGCGACAGGTGGTTCGTCGGCTCGTCGAGCAGGAACACGTGCGGCGGCCGGGCGATCACGAGCGCCAGCGCGAGCCGGCGCTGCTGCCCGACCGACAACGCCCCGACCGGCCGGTCGAGGTCGCGCCGCGCGAGCAGCCCGAGCCCCGACAGCGGCACCTGCTCGGCCCGCCGCTCCCCCAGCGTCCGCTCGTACAGCGCCCGCGCCGAGGCATCCGGATCGGCGAACCGCACATCCTGCTCGAGCAGCCCGACCCGCAACCCGCGCCGACGGTGCACGACGCCGCCGTCAGGCGCCACACGCCCGGCGAGCAGGCCGAGCAGCGTCGACTTGCCGGCGCCGTTCGCGCCCGTGACGAGCAGCCGCGCCGTCGGCGTGAGCTGCAGCGTCTCGAGGTGCAGCCGGTCCCCGACCGAGACATCCGCCACCTGGATCAGCAGGCCCGCCTCGTCGGCGAGCGCGTGCGACCCCGACGGGATGCCCGCGAACGCGAGCGGCGCGGGAGGCTTGCGCACCTGCTCGCGTTCGAGCGTGTCGAGACGCAGCTGCGCGTTGCGCACCCGGCGACTCACCTGCGATTCGACGCGATTGCCGATATTGCCATAGGACATCTTGTTCCGGTCGCGCATCGGTGCATTGTGCGAGACGTTCCGCGCGGTCTCGACGACCGAGACGCGCAGGTTCCGAAGCTCGTCCTGCTCGTCCTCGTACTGCCGCCGCCAGCGTTCGCGCTCGGCGCGTTTGACGTCGAGGAACTCGGAGAACGTGCCGCCGAACACCTGCCCGCCGGCGCTCGCGAGACCCGCGTCGCGGGCCCCCGCGCCGGACGCCCCGTCCCCGGCGAGCGCGAGCGCGCCCTGCCGACCGGGATCGAGGTCGAGCAGTCCGGTCGCCACCCGGTCGAGGAACGCCCGGTCGTGGCTCGCGAAGAGCACCGGCCCGCGCCACGCGCGAAGCCGCTCCTCGAGGAACGCCGCAGCGGCGTCGTCGAGGTGGTTCGTCGGCTCGTCGAGCAGCAGCGCGTCGGGCGCGCGCAGCAGCAGGGCCGCGAGCGCGAACCGG is a genomic window of Agromyces protaetiae containing:
- a CDS encoding thymidine kinase, yielding MAKLYFRYGAMNSGKSTALLQAAFNYEERGHRVLLAKPSVDTKGDREIVSRLGVTREVDFTIAPDEDVLDTFQRHRNRVIEATGRDVSSLLIDEAQFLSKPQVDDLLRIALLDDVPVLAYGIRTDFQTTAFPGSRRLLEVAHSLEELKTICRCGRKAIFNARKIDGVFVFDGDQVAIDESVEVDEGAVHEVTYESLCGVCYLQESGGVLDGRR
- a CDS encoding sensor histidine kinase produces the protein MAVGLPEQLARDALRRALQRAAHAAAFVCLTAAIVVAVASAVSGGRPDSWSAVAALVVMAAALALVTLRPTVASTVLYLAGGTGTVLLATVLVMSGDSPFATSNNVVLAMPRVALVLVGGAGATTAIAVTWAVLGFVLGELAVVIGTGLVGATWAPNTAAAFATAVIVAIIVVDRAGRRARRERAGVWGVTSEEQPADRRARELDPLAHRELRATARLHDTALMHLVAIASAGSGPVEDRLRTAIRQDLALIAGPDWAIGRSEASDRPGTSDRPGASGRPGAPARPAASAHAGTSDRPGTSDRPGASGHPGASAQPGASARPEASATWLYLDQSMTAAEHVGLEVRLTGDVSALSAVTPARAAALDAAVAQCLVNVRRHAGVSVAEVAIGADDRELTIAVMDAGVGFDEAAVPADRIGLRTSIRGRVEHVGGTVEVWSIRNVGTTVVLSVPTGTSA
- a CDS encoding GntR family transcriptional regulator, coding for MDFLPNSGALGSRRTSAVDQVYDLLLTAIVEGNLAAGHELRDQVLAEHFGLSRTPIREAIKRLEHQGIVAVAAARYTRLVSFTIEQAEHVVRDWAAAHLTLVESLVHAADRDTLSAMHTHHRTCRAGPEARHIESSFRFFEHLRSASHSFSICLTASTAAYRHRLAAPLLPDPRDADLDLHTHILSALHEHDAADLASAFAGWQHAMRHPQPVGG
- a CDS encoding ABC-F family ATP-binding cassette domain-containing protein; the encoded protein is MAVRSSISPYLRADGLSVAYGERIVFADLSFTVSPGDRIGLIGENGVGKSTLLRTLAGTGLDTRPRSSVATRPAGDSTVDGALVDGALVDGALSRPARIGLLLQEVPFADHDLVGDILEDALAEVRAIERELDAAAAGLAVEGADERSADEASARYAAALDAAERAEIWAAEARRDELLQGLGVGELALDRRIGEVSGGQRSRFALAALLLRAPDALLLDEPTNHLDDAAAAFLEERLRAWRGPVLFASHDRAFLDRVATGLLDLDPGRQGALALAGDGASGAGARDAGLASAGGQVFGGTFSEFLDVKRAERERWRRQYEDEQDELRNLRVSVVETARNVSHNAPMRDRNKMSYGNIGNRVESQVSRRVRNAQLRLDTLEREQVRKPPAPLAFAGIPSGSHALADEAGLLIQVADVSVGDRLHLETLQLTPTARLLVTGANGAGKSTLLGLLAGRVAPDGGVVHRRRGLRVGLLEQDVRFADPDASARALYERTLGERRAEQVPLSGLGLLARRDLDRPVGALSVGQQRRLALALVIARPPHVFLLDEPTNHLSLALATELEEALGAYPGAVVIASHDRWLRARWSGPELRLAGGRVLAPQPAA
- a CDS encoding Rv2578c family radical SAM protein; its protein translation is MRWSGQELGVEQTDTLPGLARLNNLVRSVQTPDFAGVTFHEVLAKSALNHVPGASAMPFAWTINPYRGCSHACSYCFARPTHEYLDLDAGDDFDRQIIVKVNVVDVLRKELAKASWRRDHVALGTNTDPYQRAEGRYALMPGVIDALATSGTPLSILTKGTLLRRDLPLLRRAAEHVPVDLAMSIAVYDHELQQSVEPGTPSTKARLATVTAVREAGFDCGVFMMPILPYLTDTRAHLDDAVRQAKAAGATSVTWAALHLRGSVKPWFMQWLEREHPELEPKYRSMYYGRNAYAPKAYRAWLAERMRPILRAHGLPTRAADPATGGVRSSAFRFGARPGQTPGVDAPPVGVPARAAAGADRARRGLVAPEFAPPPDPAALF
- a CDS encoding Ig-like domain-containing protein; the encoded protein is MTASSPRPPRSRRLIGIGAATLLAVPASLILATPAHAAEPGSATFTSASVSEWTVPAGVREVIVTAIGGSGGNAAGQHGGVGGVGASVESVLAVEPGDVLDIWAGQAGGNAGGGRTENGAGGTGFVAGGNGASSGASARPGAGGGGASAVAVNDEVLVIAGGGGGGGGRGADDSIFFDACYGGAGGAAGSAGAASWTTNNPGCSDQAGGAAGADAYGAGGNASNVELPNLQRTLGGSGGGGAGAGAAGAQQTSGLIRTAGGGGGGGGASLGDTVGVAAAAGNGSVSLEWEVAYTTALEVNASPEPSVIGETVSYTVLVENTETTDASPVGDVTLDFGNGDVVTAPLEATGTPNLASATVERTAVALGTQSVSASYTPTEGSPFAPAEGGTEFTVEKGDTLTVLDVKPTDPAYFHHVRATATVSVVEPAVAPLSGYVAFFNGEDLVGIVAVDPVTGEAFVDFTVTEVGETNVVAYYGDDVLLNNSDDLVTYNAHAASTTTTLKASSKEVAHGGKVKFEAAVVANLPAPLESDLPETGGDLPGGDDVVVTAAAVDVAAAATPVAPAGVVRFVAGDKVLGEVALSANGTAVFETASLASGTHEVVAHFVSSVPEFASSKSEAVKVTVAAAKAGLASTGVDAGLLGGSALLAALLIGLGATFMIRRRQTA